Proteins encoded in a region of the Tripterygium wilfordii isolate XIE 37 chromosome 21, ASM1340144v1, whole genome shotgun sequence genome:
- the LOC119989521 gene encoding uncharacterized protein LOC119989521 isoform X2, with the protein MGNINLSTCHRRPSQRLLTIPEEGELRITGTQTRALLKWRGLDMAIERARRNRSSSKSLKEINVNLNRFQAEMAERKPQRGSSEKRLAALQHLERDVADLRGRMRWEAEHQKKMLKALEEEKKDIARKRGLILFWSRCTWSVLLSLILLSVVLLSTSYIYPN; encoded by the exons ATGGGCAACATCAACTTATCGACATGTCACCGCCGGCCCTCACAGAGATTGCTAACAATACCCGAGGAAGGCGAGCTTCGAATAACCGGAACGCAAAC AAGAGCACTTCTGAAGTGGCGGGGACTGGATATGGCCATAGAGAGGGCTCGCCGTAACAGATCCTCCTCCAAGAGTCTTAAG GAAATAAATGTAAATCTGAACCGATTCCAGGCGGAAATGGCAGAAAGGAAGCCTCAACGAGGGTCATCGGAGAAAAGATTAGCGGCTTTACAACACCTGGAACGGGACGTGGCAGACCTGAGAGGACGAATGCGTTGGGAGGCAGAGCATCAAAAAAAGATGTTAAAGGCGTtggaggaagagaaaaaggacATTGCTCGGAAGAGGGGCTTAATCCTCTTCTGGTCGCGTTGCACTTGGTCTGTCTTGTTATCACTCATCTTGTTATCAGTCGTCTTGTTATCAACGAGTTATATTTATCCCAATTAA
- the LOC119989518 gene encoding uncharacterized protein LOC119989518 isoform X1 yields MARFFWKILAREGNRIRIAKQRTPLLQCKRHCGVIKHRKHPCTKQSIRRASLKYRGILEMAGKRARRASSDSLSLEEINAHLNRLKAEMAERKPQRASSKRKILKKRLADLQGLKRGWEEVKGRIRTEAEHEKKKLKALEEEEEDIARKRAMNEEEIEEMRVFNETLNPLLATVLLGHGIQDQMEEEPVFFAAS; encoded by the exons ATGGCACGTTTCTTTTGGAAAATATTAGCTAGGGAGGGAAATCGAATTAGAATTGCAAAGCAGAGGACTCCGCTGCTTCAATGCAAGAGACATTGTGGAGTAATAAAGCACAGGAAACACCCG TGTACAAAACAGAGCATAAGAAGAGCGAGTCTGAAGTACCGGGGAATACTGGAGATGGCCGGAAAGCGTGCTCGCAGAGCCTCTTCCGACAGTCTTAGTCTCGAA GAAATAAATGCGCATCTAAACCGATTGAAGGCAGAAATGGCTGAAAGGAAGCCTCAACGAGCCTCATCGAAGAGGAAGATTCTAAAG aaaagattgGCGGATCTGCAAGGCCTGAAACGTGGCTGGGAAGAGGTGAAAGGACGAATTCGTACGGAGGCAGAGCATGAAAAGAAGAAGTTGAAGGCgttggaggaagaagaggaagacattGCTCGGAAGAGAGCAATGAATGAGGAGGAGATAGAGGAGATGAGGGTCTTCAACGAGACGCTTAATCCTCTTCTGGCCACCGTACTCCTTGG ACATGGGATTCAAGATCAGATGGAGGAGGAGCCAGTGTTTTTTGCGGCCAGTTGA
- the LOC119989521 gene encoding uncharacterized protein LOC119989521 isoform X3, translating into MQENGQHQLIDMSPPALTEIANNTRGRRASNNRNANEINVNLNRFQAEMAERKPQRGSSEKRLAALQHLERDVADLRGRMRWEAEHQKKMLKALEEEKKDIARKRGLILFWSRCTWSVLLSLILLSVVLLSTSYIYPN; encoded by the exons ATGCAGGAGAATGGGCAACATCAACTTATCGACATGTCACCGCCGGCCCTCACAGAGATTGCTAACAATACCCGAGGAAGGCGAGCTTCGAATAACCGGAACGCAAAC GAAATAAATGTAAATCTGAACCGATTCCAGGCGGAAATGGCAGAAAGGAAGCCTCAACGAGGGTCATCGGAGAAAAGATTAGCGGCTTTACAACACCTGGAACGGGACGTGGCAGACCTGAGAGGACGAATGCGTTGGGAGGCAGAGCATCAAAAAAAGATGTTAAAGGCGTtggaggaagagaaaaaggacATTGCTCGGAAGAGGGGCTTAATCCTCTTCTGGTCGCGTTGCACTTGGTCTGTCTTGTTATCACTCATCTTGTTATCAGTCGTCTTGTTATCAACGAGTTATATTTATCCCAATTAA
- the LOC119989518 gene encoding uncharacterized protein LOC119989518 isoform X2, whose product MARFFWKILAREGNRIRIAKQRTPLLQCKRHCGVIKHRKHPSIRRASLKYRGILEMAGKRARRASSDSLSLEEINAHLNRLKAEMAERKPQRASSKRKILKKRLADLQGLKRGWEEVKGRIRTEAEHEKKKLKALEEEEEDIARKRAMNEEEIEEMRVFNETLNPLLATVLLGHGIQDQMEEEPVFFAAS is encoded by the exons ATGGCACGTTTCTTTTGGAAAATATTAGCTAGGGAGGGAAATCGAATTAGAATTGCAAAGCAGAGGACTCCGCTGCTTCAATGCAAGAGACATTGTGGAGTAATAAAGCACAGGAAACACCCG AGCATAAGAAGAGCGAGTCTGAAGTACCGGGGAATACTGGAGATGGCCGGAAAGCGTGCTCGCAGAGCCTCTTCCGACAGTCTTAGTCTCGAA GAAATAAATGCGCATCTAAACCGATTGAAGGCAGAAATGGCTGAAAGGAAGCCTCAACGAGCCTCATCGAAGAGGAAGATTCTAAAG aaaagattgGCGGATCTGCAAGGCCTGAAACGTGGCTGGGAAGAGGTGAAAGGACGAATTCGTACGGAGGCAGAGCATGAAAAGAAGAAGTTGAAGGCgttggaggaagaagaggaagacattGCTCGGAAGAGAGCAATGAATGAGGAGGAGATAGAGGAGATGAGGGTCTTCAACGAGACGCTTAATCCTCTTCTGGCCACCGTACTCCTTGG ACATGGGATTCAAGATCAGATGGAGGAGGAGCCAGTGTTTTTTGCGGCCAGTTGA
- the LOC119989522 gene encoding uncharacterized protein LOC119989522, whose amino-acid sequence MLLYRGSSSTYSMLTFLCLSCRHRSSIKLLGTMSREQRAQSSIMAPKKDKVPKINRVKKRHRRASLRKRTLKEKRGFLKRMQDEIREVRAETSSLKESLVQMLTELDDLKLEIVHTREINERVILHNTRTHQLLDLIIATILTGSGSVP is encoded by the exons ATGCTTTTATATAGAGGGTCCTCCTCCACCTACTCAATGCTCACTTTTCTCTGTCTTTCTTGTCGGCATCGTTCATCAATCAAACTGCTAG GAACAATGAGCAGGGAACAGAGAGCCCAATCCTCAATCATGGCACCGAAGAAGGACAAGGTTCCCAAAATCAATCGAGTTAAAAAGAGGCATCGCAGAGCATCTTTGCGTAAGAGAACTCTTAAG GAGAAAAGGGGTTTTCTGAAGCGGATGCAAGATGAGATCAGGGAGGTGAGAGCGGAGACGAGTTCCTTGAAAGAAAGCCTAGTCCAGATGCTGACGGAGTTGGATGATCTCAAATTGGAAATTGTGCATACCAGGGAGATCAATGAGCGTGTGATCCTGCACAACACTCGCACCCATCAATTACTTGATCTTATCATTGCTACAATCCTTACTGG TTCTGGATCTGTACCATAA
- the LOC119989521 gene encoding uncharacterized protein LOC119989521 isoform X1, giving the protein MQENGQHQLIDMSPPALTEIANNTRGRRASNNRNANSRRALLKWRGLDMAIERARRNRSSSKSLKEINVNLNRFQAEMAERKPQRGSSEKRLAALQHLERDVADLRGRMRWEAEHQKKMLKALEEEKKDIARKRGLILFWSRCTWSVLLSLILLSVVLLSTSYIYPN; this is encoded by the exons ATGCAGGAGAATGGGCAACATCAACTTATCGACATGTCACCGCCGGCCCTCACAGAGATTGCTAACAATACCCGAGGAAGGCGAGCTTCGAATAACCGGAACGCAAAC AGCAGAAGAGCACTTCTGAAGTGGCGGGGACTGGATATGGCCATAGAGAGGGCTCGCCGTAACAGATCCTCCTCCAAGAGTCTTAAG GAAATAAATGTAAATCTGAACCGATTCCAGGCGGAAATGGCAGAAAGGAAGCCTCAACGAGGGTCATCGGAGAAAAGATTAGCGGCTTTACAACACCTGGAACGGGACGTGGCAGACCTGAGAGGACGAATGCGTTGGGAGGCAGAGCATCAAAAAAAGATGTTAAAGGCGTtggaggaagagaaaaaggacATTGCTCGGAAGAGGGGCTTAATCCTCTTCTGGTCGCGTTGCACTTGGTCTGTCTTGTTATCACTCATCTTGTTATCAGTCGTCTTGTTATCAACGAGTTATATTTATCCCAATTAA